The stretch of DNA GTATGTCCCAGCAGCTCCTTGAGACTCTCTTGGTTGACATGGCCCTTCTCGAACAACTCGCGCGAGATCTGATTCAAAACCTGCGCCTGCTTTCCGACACTCCGCCGAACGCCGGCCGCATCGAACATGATGATGATCGCAAAAACAAGCGCCATCAGGAAAGGCATGGAAACAAAACCGTAATAAAAACCCGTCGAAGTCGCAACGCTGGAAACCGTGGCCGAGTGGGAGCTCGGCATGCCGCCCGTATCAAAAATCCACCGCAGATTGAACCGCTTCTCCCGGATCATTCCGTGGATGACCTTAGCCAATTGAGAGAGCGCCCAGCTGAAAAAGGCTG from Verrucomicrobiia bacterium encodes:
- a CDS encoding divergent PAP2 family protein, producing MNPLLLQEPFSPIKAYWAAFFSWALSQLAKVIHGMIREKRFNLRWIFDTGGMPSSHSATVSSVATSTGFYYGFVSMPFLMALVFAIIIMFDAAGVRRSVGKQAQVLNQISRELFEKGHVNQESLKELLGHTPVEVFAGAFVGFFMSFLLCEAFK